A portion of the Meriones unguiculatus strain TT.TT164.6M chromosome 11, Bangor_MerUng_6.1, whole genome shotgun sequence genome contains these proteins:
- the LOC110543741 gene encoding myeloid cell nuclear differentiation antigen-like protein isoform X2, whose product MASEFKKIVLLKGLQVMEDYQFRAIKSLLRKELKLTKKMQDEYDRIQMADLMEDKFTKDAGLAKLIELCKDVEELKEIAEKLKTEKEKVKNQKGKKGKSAAKKRKQDESSSLQTFSTSNESNSSKKSQTPNPSTSRGDVLQMDPMTVMVLNSTHPFEYESSEHGRKTMFHAKVATAKQYYHVKVFNVSLREKFTKNNFIIISNFVKGREILEINENSFVVEAGPDLKFEVPNSIIKRANETPKIRHIEKGASGALFYGLFTLIKKTVKVRNTIYEIKDNEEKHIEVVGNGKCYNINCEEGDKLRLYCFQLRTIEKQPKLVSGDHSFIEVTKCKKKKEIPTAHSSTNDEKQDNMQHQFCYFKVETPNKF is encoded by the exons ATGGCAAGCGAATTCAAGAAAATTGTTCTTCTGAAAGGATTACAGGTCATGGAGGACTACCAGTTTAGGGCAATCAAGTCCTTACTAAGAAAAGAACTAAAACTTACTAAAAAAATGCAAGATGAGTATGACAGAATCCAGATGGCTGACCTGATGGAGGACAAGTTCACAAAAGATGCTGGACTGGCCAAGCTGATAGAACTGTGCAAAGACGtagaagaacttaaagaaattgCTGAAAAGCTtaaaacagagaaggaaaaag TTAAaaatcaaaagggaaaaaaaggtaaaagtgcagcaaaaaaaagaaagcaagatgaaTCCAGTAGTTTACAAACTTTTTCCACCAGTAATGAATCAAACTCTTCAAAG aaatcaCAGACCCCAAATCCAAGCACTAGCAGAGGTGATGTTCTCCAAATGGATCCCATGACAGTGATGGTGCTCAACTCAACACATCCATTTGAATATGAGTCATCAGAACATGGAAGAAAGACCATGTTTCATGCTAAAGTGGCTACTGCGAAGCAGTATTACCATGTGAAAGTTTTCAACGTCTCCCTGAGAGAGAAGTtcacaaaaaataatttcatcaTCATCTCCAATTTTGTCAAGGGGAGAGAAATCCTAGAGATAAATGAAAATTCCTTTGTGGTTGAAGCTGGCCCAGACCTAAAGTTTGAAGTCCCCAACAGTATTATCAAAAGAGCAAATGAAACACCCAAGATCCGTCATATTGAAAAGGGTGCTTCAGGAGCACTGTTTTATGGCTTGTTTACATTAATCAAG AAAACAGTGAAAGTAAGGAACACAATCTATGAAATAAAAGACAATGAAGAAAAACATATAGAAGTGGTGGGGAATGGAAAATGTTACAACATCAACTGTGAGGAAGGAGATAAACTCCGACTCTACTGTTTTCAGCTGAGAACAATTGAAAAGCAACCAAAATTAGTGAGTGGAGATCACAGTTTCATTGAG GTCaccaaatgtaagaaaaaaaaggaaataccaACTGCCCATTCAAGCACAAATGATGAAAAACAGGACAACATGCAGCATCAATTCTGTTATTTTAAAGTAGAAACACCAAACAAGTTCTGA
- the LOC110543741 gene encoding myeloid cell nuclear differentiation antigen-like protein isoform X1 gives MASEFKKIVLLKGLQVMEDYQFRAIKSLLRKELKLTKKMQDEYDRIQMADLMEDKFTKDAGLAKLIELCKDVEELKEIAEKLKTEKEKVKNQKGKKGKSAAKKRKQDESSSLQTFSTSNESNSSKNKIEQPRKTEAGKKRKLTQDQTQLPEPSESNTQKDEGCFQTPHKPPPIPSGSSSSKKSQTPNPSTSRGDVLQMDPMTVMVLNSTHPFEYESSEHGRKTMFHAKVATAKQYYHVKVFNVSLREKFTKNNFIIISNFVKGREILEINENSFVVEAGPDLKFEVPNSIIKRANETPKIRHIEKGASGALFYGLFTLIKKTVKVRNTIYEIKDNEEKHIEVVGNGKCYNINCEEGDKLRLYCFQLRTIEKQPKLVSGDHSFIEVTKCKKKKEIPTAHSSTNDEKQDNMQHQFCYFKVETPNKF, from the exons ATGGCAAGCGAATTCAAGAAAATTGTTCTTCTGAAAGGATTACAGGTCATGGAGGACTACCAGTTTAGGGCAATCAAGTCCTTACTAAGAAAAGAACTAAAACTTACTAAAAAAATGCAAGATGAGTATGACAGAATCCAGATGGCTGACCTGATGGAGGACAAGTTCACAAAAGATGCTGGACTGGCCAAGCTGATAGAACTGTGCAAAGACGtagaagaacttaaagaaattgCTGAAAAGCTtaaaacagagaaggaaaaag TTAAaaatcaaaagggaaaaaaaggtaaaagtgcagcaaaaaaaagaaagcaagatgaaTCCAGTAGTTTACAAACTTTTTCCACCAGTAATGAATCAAACTCTTCAAAG aatAAGATAGAACAACCCAGAAAAACTGAagctggaaagaaaaggaagcttaCTCAGGACCAGACTCAGCTTCCAGAACCTTCAGAAAGCAACACACAAAAAGAcgaaggttgtttccagactcccCATAAGCCTCCACCAATACCATCTGGCAGTTCCTCAAGCAAG aaatcaCAGACCCCAAATCCAAGCACTAGCAGAGGTGATGTTCTCCAAATGGATCCCATGACAGTGATGGTGCTCAACTCAACACATCCATTTGAATATGAGTCATCAGAACATGGAAGAAAGACCATGTTTCATGCTAAAGTGGCTACTGCGAAGCAGTATTACCATGTGAAAGTTTTCAACGTCTCCCTGAGAGAGAAGTtcacaaaaaataatttcatcaTCATCTCCAATTTTGTCAAGGGGAGAGAAATCCTAGAGATAAATGAAAATTCCTTTGTGGTTGAAGCTGGCCCAGACCTAAAGTTTGAAGTCCCCAACAGTATTATCAAAAGAGCAAATGAAACACCCAAGATCCGTCATATTGAAAAGGGTGCTTCAGGAGCACTGTTTTATGGCTTGTTTACATTAATCAAG AAAACAGTGAAAGTAAGGAACACAATCTATGAAATAAAAGACAATGAAGAAAAACATATAGAAGTGGTGGGGAATGGAAAATGTTACAACATCAACTGTGAGGAAGGAGATAAACTCCGACTCTACTGTTTTCAGCTGAGAACAATTGAAAAGCAACCAAAATTAGTGAGTGGAGATCACAGTTTCATTGAG GTCaccaaatgtaagaaaaaaaaggaaataccaACTGCCCATTCAAGCACAAATGATGAAAAACAGGACAACATGCAGCATCAATTCTGTTATTTTAAAGTAGAAACACCAAACAAGTTCTGA